ATTTTACTCTCCCATCAGTTCATAAGGGGTGCAAATTCTTGGTAGTTCATATCCAAAGTCAGAGCAGATTTGAGTTAGTTTTTTCTGGATTTGAACATTTGCAATATGCTTACAATTCCACGTTAGCAAATAGTCCATACCGTGAACAGTAGCGAGGGCAATATGAGCAGCATCATTTGCTGCTTTGTCTGGCAAGTTGCTTTTTGCTAAAAACTGAATTGTTAATTCTTGACCTGCTTCTGTTGGATTTAATAATTGACAATTTTCCAAGAGAGAAAGCCGTTTTG
This DNA window, taken from Cyanobacteria bacterium GSL.Bin1, encodes the following:
- a CDS encoding DNA-binding protein; the protein is MRETVYIETSILGYLTARSTKNLILAANIEVTKDWWEKRSQIFDLFASLIVVDEASLGDLEIATKRLSLLENCQLLNPTEAGQELTIQFLAKSNLPDKAANDAAHIALATVHGMDYLLTWNCKHIANVQIQKKLTQICSDFGYELPRICTPYELMGE